AGTCGAAAACAACGATGAACTGGGCGCAATGTCCACCAGCTTCAATAAAATGTTGTTACAAATGCGCGATATCATCACGCAAATCAGCAGCGCAGCAACACAACTTTCCGGCTCGGCGGGCGGTATGACTGAGGTTAGTACCCGGGCGAACCAGAGTATTGATGCACAGCGCTTAGAAATTGAGCAAGTAGCAACCGCGATGAACGAAATGGTCGCTACTGCACATGAGATCTCACAAAACGCAGAAATGGCTGATAAAGACGCCCAGGACACCAGCGAGCAAGCTGAACAGGGTAACTCAATCGTAGAAGAAGCTATCGGTGCCACTAACGCACTGGTTGAAGATGTTGTTACCGTTTCTGAACACATTCGCACCCTGGAATCTGACAGCGAGAGCATAGGTTCAATTGTTGATGTGATAAAAGAAATTGCTGAACAAACCAACCTGCTGGCACTGAACGCGGCGATTGAGGCTGCCCGGGCCGGTGATCAGGGTCGAGGGTTTGCCGTGGTTGCTGATGAAGTACGTACCCTGGCACAACGTACGCAGCTCTCCACTCAGGAAATACAAAACGCAATTGAACGTTTACAAACCGGCACGATGAACGCAGTAAACGCAATGTCTGATGGCCAGGAAAAAGCAAAAAATGCAGGTGATAAAGCAGCAGAAGCCGGCGATGCGCTTAAAGCAATCTCTGTTGCTGTACGTAACATTACCAACATGAATACTCAGATCGCCAGCGCATCCAGCGAACAAACCAGTGTCTCTGAAGAAATTGACCGTTCTTTAGTCACTATTCAGGATACATCTAACGCATCCAGTGAAGGTGCTCTTGAAATCGCCCGCTCCAGTGAAGAACTCTCTGCTCTGGCAGCTAACTTACAGGACACCGTTAGCCGCTTCCGACTCGGCTGATCATCTTTTAGCTACACATCAGATCTGCCGGCTATACGCCGGCAGTTTTGTTTTCATTTCACGTTACTGTTTTCACAACTAGGGACGAGCGATCTTTTCAATAGTTCCTTTTCAGTTACTAATGTTCAAAACGGTCAGGCAAATACAGGCCCTAGCTGGCTTTATCAAAAACAAGCAGTTAGGATAATTTTTAAGCAATACGAATAAAACTAAGGCGGATCGACAAAACACACTCACAGAAGAGAACAGAGATGATCAGGATCAGACGCTCGAACGATCGGGGTTTTGCACACTATGGCTGGTTGGAAAGCCACTATTGTTTCTCTTTTGCCAGCTACTTTGATCCTGACTTTATGGGCCTTGCTAACCTACGTGCCTGTAATGAAGATTCTCTGCACCCCGGTGCCAGCATCGACCCCTGCCAGTTTCAGCAAACCGAAGTCTTCAGCCTGATACTTGAAGGTCAGGCACAGTTTCATGACTCCCTTGGCCGCAAAGGCATGTTTAAAAGCCCTGGCGGGGCATTGCTGCTCAGTGCAGCCGATGAAATTGACTTCAACCTAACCAACAACGGTGCCGGCAAAACTCTGCGAATGCTGCAACTGTGGTTCACCCCCAACGCCGGCTTGCAACTTCAGGCAAACCTCCAGCAAGCAAAACTTTCGCCTTCCAACGGTACACTGCTGGTCGCTTCACCGGATGGCCGTGACGGCTCAATGCTGCTGCAACAGAACATCTGTATATATCGTCTGAAGCTGGGTAAAACAGCCTGTGGGTTACCGGCAGAAAAGCATGGCTTTTTGCAACTGTTAAAAGGTGAGCTGGAAATTAACGGATCGCTGATGTCACCGGGAGATGCGGCTCTGATCAGTGATGAAGCAATGCTGTCTATCCGCACTGCCCCACGCACTGAAGCCCTGTATATAACAATGTCCGGATAATAATCAGACAAGGTCTAGCAATCTAGCTCAAATCAATCCACACAGTTTTATATTCAACATACTTATCCATCGCATGAATCGACTTATCCCTGCCAAAACCGGACTGTTTAAAGCCGCCAACTGGTGATGAAATATCACCGTGATCATGACAATTGATCCAGATAACGCCGGCTTTAATATCATGAGCTGCCTGCTCCATACGCTTCATATCTCTGGTCCAGACCGCAGCACCTAAACCATAAACCGTTGCGTTTGCCACAGCGATCGCTTGTTCAAGTGAATCCACCGGAATGACCGATAAAACAGGCCCAAAGATTTCTTCACTGGCAATGCGCATATCTGCACTGACGTTATCAAAGATAGTTGCCTGCAAATAACACTGACAATCATCTCCTGCTTCCTGCTCTCCACCACAGACCAGCTTTGCACCGGCTTCATTTCCTGCCTGAATATATCGCAGGACATTAGCGGTATGCCGTGCATCAACCAGGCAACTGAACTCAGTTGCCGGATCAAGAGGATCCGCCGGTTTGATTTTCTCAGCTAAAATTCTGACTTTATCCATCAGCGGCTGATGAACTTTACGATCAACAATCAGCCGTGAACCGGCATTACATATCTGCCCCTGATTCGAGAAAGCACCTAATACAATCGCTGCGGCGGCTTTGTCCAAATCTTCAACGTCATCCAGAACGATATTAGGCGTTTTACCACCGCACTCCAGTGCCACCCGTTTCAGATTCGACTGACCTGCATACTGCATATATAAGCCACCGACTCTGCTTGATCCGGTAAAGGCAAGTGCATCAACATCCATATGCAGCCCCAACGCTTTACCGGCAACATCTCCCATCCCGGGAACAACATTAAATACACCAGAAGGAACCCCAGCTTTATGCGCCAGTTCGGCCATACGAATAGCAGTAAGCGAAGACTGTTCTGCCGGTTTAAGCACAACGGAATTACCAGCAGCCAGAGCTGGCGCTGCTTTCCAGCACGCGATCATTAGCGGATAATTCCAGGGAACGATAGCCGCCACCACACCAACAGGCACCCGATGAATCCGGGTTAAGGCATTAGGTTGAGTAGGGGCAATTTCGTCGTAGAGTTTGTCTGCCAGCTCGGCGTACCAGTTTACGCATTCCACAGCACCAGGAAGATTCATAGTGCTGCTATCTCTGATGGTCATGCCCATATCCAGGCTTTCCAGCAACGCTAATTCGTCAGCATGTGCTTCCAGCTCATCGGCAAAGGCCTGCAGAATTTTCTTACGCTGCTTAGGCATAAGACCAGACCAGACACCTGCGTCAAAAGCTTGCCGCGCTGTGGCCACTGCTTTATCAACATCCTCTGCGTCGCAGGCGGCGATGCGGGTAAGCAGCTGACCATTTCTCGGTGAGATACAGTCGAAAGTTGCACCGCTGGCAGCATCACAAAACTCACCATCAATAAAAGCCTGGTTTGCCAGCCCATTGCTGATCAGTTGTTCAGCGCTGTCCTGCCAGGACTGATAAGTAGATATCTGCTCACTTGCGGCCATGCCGTGCTTCCTTTTGAAAATACAAATTCGCGCTGATTATAGGTCAGTCACGAAGGAAGCTCTAATATCCAGATGCTCTTAAGTTAGATACGACAAAAGCATACCTCAGTGGCCACGTGTCATGTCCACCAGCACTTGCAAATCAATCTGTTCAAAGCCAAGTATTTCACCGCCTTCGGCATCAGCAAATGCCTGAGCATCCTCTTGGCGGGCAAAACTCGCCAAAGTAGCCCCCATAGCTCCCTGTTTAGAATGCCCTATGACATACCAGGCCTCACGGGCATCCACATAGGTTTCTTCATCCGGGTGGTCCCAGGGCGTGACGGCCATATCATGTACAAAAGCCTGCTTCACGTTATGGCTATTTTCCGGGTCCACAATAAACGCAAACATATCCCGGGTTGAACAGAACTTCAGGTTACCTTCAATGCCCTTGCTGAACAGCTGGCCTTTCGGCCCCGGGTAATTGGTAATGATCATGCCGCATAAGTGGCACTCTTCACCGCTCTCTATTGCCACTGCCTGCTGAACCATTGCAGCCTGTTCATCTTCAGTACAACCTGCTAACAAACCCACAGACAACAGCAGCATCAATAGTGTTTTGATAATTTGGGTTTTAACCAGAGATATTTCATTCAAAACGAATTTCATCACAGCCTCCTGGCTCACAAACCACGGCGGTTAAAAATGTACATAGCCAGGCTGGCAGGCATCACCAGCCAGGCCACTAACCCTGCCAGTAATCCATACAGTGAAAACTGAGTTTGCTGTGCAATAGCCATCAGACCGGTCAGGTTCTGATCGGCAAAATAAGTAATGTTAACCAGTCTGAAAATATCTGTCGGATTCAGCAACAACATATATGGAAACAAATTAGCGTCGACATTACCCTCAGTAGAGACCAGTAAGCCCAGTAACCCCAGATCAAATACTAAGACGAAAATAAACCAGATAATCAGCGCGATACCCGCCGCTTTAGATTTTTCTGCAACACTGGCACTGATCACATACGCAATAGCGATAAATATCCAGCCCAGCAACATCGCAGATAAAATAAATACTGTGTAAGGCATCAATAAATCGCTCCATGACGTGCTGGCTGAAAATAAGCCAATCATCAGCGCCGAAGAGCCGAAACCAATCAGGGTTGAAAACGCCATTATCGCGCCCTGCCCTAGCATCTTACCTAATAAAAGCTGAGTTCTTGAAAGCGGATAGGTCATCAGTAGTAGCAAAGTGCCACTTTCATCTTCACCAACAATGCCATCGTACGACAGCATCAGAGCAATTAGCGGAATAATGAAAACCGCAAGGCTTGCCAGGCTCACAATAGTCGTCGACAAAGAAGTAAAACCTACCTTACCCGCGGCTGCTGCGCCGAAGTAAGCAAGCCCGATAGCCAATACGGCAAAAATAATACAGATCGACAAAACCCAGCGGTTTCGTAAACCGTCGCGGAATTCCTTGCCCGCAACTGTCAATAATGGATTAAGCATCATAACGCAGCCTCCTCATCACAATGGCGCTGAATAAAGTGGGTATACAGGTCTTCCAGTGAAGGTAACTGCACATCAATATTTTCTACGCCGGATAAACTTGCCAGCGTACGCAGGGTCTGCATTTTTTCCTGCATAGGTACTGCCATACGCATACCTGAGCTGTCACAGCGGGCCAGCAAACGCAAATCCTCAGGTAACACTTCTGACTGCCCCTGTAACTGAAACACCGCCGGTAGGTTTGCCTGACTGCGTAACTGTTCAATGCTGCCACTGGCAAGTACTTCGCCCTGCCCCAAAATTAATGCCCGGTCGATATATTTCTCCACTCCTGGCAGTACATGTGAGCACAACACCACAGTGCAACCCTGATGCTTTAAATGATCAATGCTGTGGTAAAAGTCCTGGGTGGCAATAGGATCTAAACCAACGGTCGGTTCATCCAGTAACAGCAGCCGTGGACTCCCCAGCAAAGCCTGAGCTAATCCCAAACGCTGACGCATACCTTTTGAATAGGTTTTCACCCGCCTGCCTGAAGCATCTTTTAAACCAACCTGTGCCAGAAGCTCCAGGCACTCTTTACGGCAGGATTTACGCGCAAAGCCCTTTAATCGGGCAAAATATTCGAGTACTTCCTGACCTGTAAGCTGGTCATAAAAGCTGACATTTTCCTGCAGGAACCCTAGCTTGCCACGTAACTCACGGGCACCGGATTGAGTAGGATCCTTACCAAATACACTGACACTGCCAGATGTCGCTTCAATTAAACCCAGAATCAGTTTAATAATGGTGGTCTTACCTGCACCGTTATGGCCAAACAGTCCGAAGACTTCACCCGCCTGTAAATTCAGGCTCAGGCTCTGCAAAGCATTGACGCCCAGATACTTCTTTTCAACTTCTATTAATTCAACGATATTCTCTGTACTACTCATCATTCTGTACCTGCCTGTATCTGGATTGCCAGAGAGCTGTCTTCATCTGTAGCCTGCATTCCAGCCTGTTTCTGTGGCCGTTCAGCCATTAATGGCTGACTATCCACTACACCTGGCCCTTTAAGCACTGGAAATTGTCGCTGTACCCAGCGCAGGGTCTCAATAGCAGGACTGTTAAGCAGCAATTTGGCAGCCGGAAACTTCCACAATAAACGGTCAACACTGTCATTCGGTTCGTATTCGATATCCCCAACGCCATCGCCATTCATATCCCAGCCCAGATAATCACTCCAGTAATTACCCGCCCAGTCCTGAGTACGGGTTGAAACATATTTCACCTGAGTTTTGTTATTCACAAAGGCATTGCCCACTAGCGTGTTATCTTCAGAAGCTGCAGTGAGGTGAATGCCAATATCGCTATCGGCAAAACGGTTGTCGGTAAATTCATTAAATAGTGAGTTGTAGATAAATAGCGCTTTACCTTCCAGACCTGCTCGCCTGGCTGCATTAGTGCCAGTTTTCTGCATATGAGGATTGTGGCGATTCTGAATACCGCGGATATCATTATTGCGCAGTGTTGAATTCGTGATGTAGTTCATCAAAATGCCGTAATTGACGTCATTGACGGAACGGTTATTCAACACTGTCAGATATTTTGACTGCATCAGCGCATAAC
The DNA window shown above is from Aliamphritea ceti and carries:
- a CDS encoding methyl-accepting chemotaxis protein translates to MFKNISIKSKLIIMSGLPIIGLIIVLATALFELKSTVNGSARMYNDRVVPLEDLKVIADDYAVLVIDAVNKANAGLIPVSRAVSDIEASKTEIAEKWQKYMATELTPEEARLAQEAEQLFTSANRAIDRLLGDLKKFSGDPKNNLSQFDGPLYKDIDPISEKITELVNLQLRVAKEEYENIEHLYEESILYLGGTSILISALLLFFSIGVYRSVVLPLQNAQKTIETIADKSDLTLELKVENNDELGAMSTSFNKMLLQMRDIITQISSAATQLSGSAGGMTEVSTRANQSIDAQRLEIEQVATAMNEMVATAHEISQNAEMADKDAQDTSEQAEQGNSIVEEAIGATNALVEDVVTVSEHIRTLESDSESIGSIVDVIKEIAEQTNLLALNAAIEAARAGDQGRGFAVVADEVRTLAQRTQLSTQEIQNAIERLQTGTMNAVNAMSDGQEKAKNAGDKAAEAGDALKAISVAVRNITNMNTQIASASSEQTSVSEEIDRSLVTIQDTSNASSEGALEIARSSEELSALAANLQDTVSRFRLG
- a CDS encoding pirin family protein — translated: MIRIRRSNDRGFAHYGWLESHYCFSFASYFDPDFMGLANLRACNEDSLHPGASIDPCQFQQTEVFSLILEGQAQFHDSLGRKGMFKSPGGALLLSAADEIDFNLTNNGAGKTLRMLQLWFTPNAGLQLQANLQQAKLSPSNGTLLVASPDGRDGSMLLQQNICIYRLKLGKTACGLPAEKHGFLQLLKGELEINGSLMSPGDAALISDEAMLSIRTAPRTEALYITMSG
- a CDS encoding aldehyde dehydrogenase produces the protein MAASEQISTYQSWQDSAEQLISNGLANQAFIDGEFCDAASGATFDCISPRNGQLLTRIAACDAEDVDKAVATARQAFDAGVWSGLMPKQRKKILQAFADELEAHADELALLESLDMGMTIRDSSTMNLPGAVECVNWYAELADKLYDEIAPTQPNALTRIHRVPVGVVAAIVPWNYPLMIACWKAAPALAAGNSVVLKPAEQSSLTAIRMAELAHKAGVPSGVFNVVPGMGDVAGKALGLHMDVDALAFTGSSRVGGLYMQYAGQSNLKRVALECGGKTPNIVLDDVEDLDKAAAAIVLGAFSNQGQICNAGSRLIVDRKVHQPLMDKVRILAEKIKPADPLDPATEFSCLVDARHTANVLRYIQAGNEAGAKLVCGGEQEAGDDCQCYLQATIFDNVSADMRIASEEIFGPVLSVIPVDSLEQAIAVANATVYGLGAAVWTRDMKRMEQAAHDIKAGVIWINCHDHGDISSPVGGFKQSGFGRDKSIHAMDKYVEYKTVWIDLS
- a CDS encoding nitrous oxide reductase accessory protein NosL, with amino-acid sequence MKFVLNEISLVKTQIIKTLLMLLLSVGLLAGCTEDEQAAMVQQAVAIESGEECHLCGMIITNYPGPKGQLFSKGIEGNLKFCSTRDMFAFIVDPENSHNVKQAFVHDMAVTPWDHPDEETYVDAREAWYVIGHSKQGAMGATLASFARQEDAQAFADAEGGEILGFEQIDLQVLVDMTRGH
- a CDS encoding ABC transporter permease, giving the protein MMLNPLLTVAGKEFRDGLRNRWVLSICIIFAVLAIGLAYFGAAAAGKVGFTSLSTTIVSLASLAVFIIPLIALMLSYDGIVGEDESGTLLLLMTYPLSRTQLLLGKMLGQGAIMAFSTLIGFGSSALMIGLFSASTSWSDLLMPYTVFILSAMLLGWIFIAIAYVISASVAEKSKAAGIALIIWFIFVLVFDLGLLGLLVSTEGNVDANLFPYMLLLNPTDIFRLVNITYFADQNLTGLMAIAQQTQFSLYGLLAGLVAWLVMPASLAMYIFNRRGL
- a CDS encoding ABC transporter ATP-binding protein, which codes for MMSSTENIVELIEVEKKYLGVNALQSLSLNLQAGEVFGLFGHNGAGKTTIIKLILGLIEATSGSVSVFGKDPTQSGARELRGKLGFLQENVSFYDQLTGQEVLEYFARLKGFARKSCRKECLELLAQVGLKDASGRRVKTYSKGMRQRLGLAQALLGSPRLLLLDEPTVGLDPIATQDFYHSIDHLKHQGCTVVLCSHVLPGVEKYIDRALILGQGEVLASGSIEQLRSQANLPAVFQLQGQSEVLPEDLRLLARCDSSGMRMAVPMQEKMQTLRTLASLSGVENIDVQLPSLEDLYTHFIQRHCDEEAAL